The Echinicola jeungdonensis genome segment ATGGATACCTGGAGGGATTGGTTTGATAGACCCAGACCTCATATGGAAAGCTTGAAAAGACTATACAACTTGGCTGCCAAGGATGTGCCTGTTGAAGAACGTCAATTTGTTAACGACTCCTCTGATTTCAGGCCCCAATTTATTCAGTTCAACCGTTGCCAAAATGTATTGTTGGAAGGAGTGAAGATCAGAAACAGCCCATTCTGGGTGATCCATCCATTTATGTCTAAGGATGTAGTGATCCGAAAAGTGGACGTATTTGCCCATGGACATAATAATGATGGGGTGGATCCTGAAATGAGTCAGAATTTGCTGATAGAAGATTGTGTATTTGACCAGGGTGATGATGCCATTGCTGTGAAATCGGGAAGAAACCAGGATGCCTGGAGATTGAATATGCCTACCAAAAATGTTGTCATCAGAAATTGTCTTGTGAAAAACGGCCATCAACTTTTGGCTATAGGAAGTGAGCTTTCCGGAGGGGTGGAAAATGTGTATATGGAAAATTGCGAGGTGAAAGATGGGGCTAAATTAAACCATCTGCTCTTTATCAAAACCAATGAAAGACGAGGTGGTCATGTCTCCAATATCCATATGAAAAACATTAAATGTGGAAAGATAGATAAAGGAGTTTTGGGAATAGAAACCGATGTGCTTTACCAATGGGGTGATTTGGTGCCGACTTACGAAAGAAGGTTGACACCGATCAAGGATATTTACATGACCAATGTGGGAGCAGCAGATGTGGAATTTATTTCAAGAATCAAAGCTGAAGAAGAGCAGCCAGTTGATAATGTACATTTGAAAAATATTCAGGTGAAAGAAGTAAGAGGGGAGGAAAATATTCACGATAATGTGAATAACTTCAGTTTGGAGAACTAGAAACAAAATTATTTAAGAAAAGAAAAAGTATCAACAGGGGAGAGGTAAAGTGTTTCCTATTAATATAATAAACAATGAAAAAACTATTAATTGCTTTTTTGGCGATCGTTTTACTTGGTAGTTTTCGTCATGATGAAGAATTGAGTATTTGGCTGATTGGGGATTCCACTATGGCCAGGAAAAGTCCGACCCGGGACCCTGAATCTGGTTGGGGCGTGCCTTTGCAAGATTTATTCATTGACCGAGCCAAGGTTCATAACCATGCAGCGAGTGGTCGGAGTTCTAAGAGTTTTGTAGATGAAAAAAGATGGGAAGCAGTAAGGAACAGTATTCATCCTGGAGATTATGTGGTAATCCAATTCGGCCATAATGACGAAAAGGAAAAGGAAAGCCTGCATACTGATCCAAATTCCACTTATAAGGATTATTTGAAAAAGTTTGTAGTGGAAACTCTCAAAAGAAAGGGGATTCCTATTATTTGCTCTCCCATAGTCAGAAGGCATTTTGATGAATCCGGGAAATTACTGGATACCCATGAGGAATATGTTGATGCAGCTGAAGAAGTGGCCAAAGAAAATAATGTTATCTATATTGATATGGAAGCAAAAACCAGGGAACTGGTAGAAAAATTGGGCCCGGAAGGTTCTAAAAAGTTGTATAATTACAAAAAGAAAGATAATACCCACCTCAACCATTATGGTTCAAGAAAAGTAGCTGAATTATTTGCGGAAGGATTAAGGGAAAAACAGAATCTTCGATTGGCACAATGGTTAAAGTGAATTACCCAAGTGATACTTGGCGATATCCATTAATAATTGGATAATTTCGTAAAATTATGAGCAAGATAAGTTTTTTGACGCTTGCCCTTAGCTGTGGGCTGAGTTGTCTTGGCCTTCAGGCCCAAGATGACCCCAAATGGGATGATACCCAAAAAAAGGATTGGGATAAAGCTTTTGAAAAAGTGGAAATCCCTTCTTCAGTTGATGGAAAAAAGCAAGCTGCTATACTATACAAGGCAAAGAGTGAAAAGCCAAAGCCTTTAATTGTCAGCCTTCACACCTGGAGCGGGGATTATACCCAAAAGGACCCCCTGGCAAAGGAAATATTGGCCAGAGACTGGAATTATATCCATCCGGATTTTAGAGGCCCAAACAATTCCCCGGAAGCCATGGGCAGCACATTGGTGATTTCGGATATTGCCGATGCGATTGACTTTGCTCTGGAGAATACCAACACTGATCCAAATGGGGTTCATATCATTGGAGTTTCTGGAGGTGGGTATGCCACTTTATTGGCTTTTATGAATTTGGATTATCCCGTCAAATCTTTTTCAGCCTGGGCCCCAATTTCTGATATAGAGGCTTGGTATTGGGAATCCGTAGGGAGAGATCAAAAATATGCCGGGGATATATTGCAGGCATTGGAGGCAGACAGTGTGGTCTTTAAAGAGGAAGAAGCCCTTAAGCGCTCCCCTATTGCCCATGAATTTCCG includes the following:
- a CDS encoding glycoside hydrolase family 28 protein, with protein sequence MNKNILLSLLGLIMLVASCAEKKQQVLINEIQVEAPFEMPAIKVPDFSQVDRFPITEFGAKKEDKFANSQAIAAAIDKANKNGGGVVVIPEGEWLTGKVHLKSNVNLHLEKGATLLFSENPEDYLPAVQTTWEGMECYNYSPLIYAFECENVAITGEGKLEAKMDTWRDWFDRPRPHMESLKRLYNLAAKDVPVEERQFVNDSSDFRPQFIQFNRCQNVLLEGVKIRNSPFWVIHPFMSKDVVIRKVDVFAHGHNNDGVDPEMSQNLLIEDCVFDQGDDAIAVKSGRNQDAWRLNMPTKNVVIRNCLVKNGHQLLAIGSELSGGVENVYMENCEVKDGAKLNHLLFIKTNERRGGHVSNIHMKNIKCGKIDKGVLGIETDVLYQWGDLVPTYERRLTPIKDIYMTNVGAADVEFISRIKAEEEQPVDNVHLKNIQVKEVRGEENIHDNVNNFSLEN
- a CDS encoding rhamnogalacturonan acetylesterase, producing MKKLLIAFLAIVLLGSFRHDEELSIWLIGDSTMARKSPTRDPESGWGVPLQDLFIDRAKVHNHAASGRSSKSFVDEKRWEAVRNSIHPGDYVVIQFGHNDEKEKESLHTDPNSTYKDYLKKFVVETLKRKGIPIICSPIVRRHFDESGKLLDTHEEYVDAAEEVAKENNVIYIDMEAKTRELVEKLGPEGSKKLYNYKKKDNTHLNHYGSRKVAELFAEGLREKQNLRLAQWLK